Proteins from a genomic interval of Clostridium sp. 'deep sea':
- a CDS encoding ABC transporter ATP-binding protein gives MSKEISLFGFIKKLLNKKLLLIGIFFAIFSTFAKVMQTIFMGKTMDYAFAQNRANFSNSLFTLMSIMISLAVMRYIREKSMGYFTERNMHNLRTTATQNILKADYASVTVSSSGDYLTKLSSDLEQIESLIHITLINIFLNPIRAIIALTYMIISNWQLTLVSLITIPFFYFLAIKLTDIIGKRSLSMQKQLSLINNEAQEIVLGVETIHSYNLQQQFSNSISKKIKKTIIYGKSILLNRVILNILGNMIGIMPYAISLVFGGYFVIKGDLSIGQLTAFTFLIDDIRWPISGIPTLLGNIKRGMVSVKRVYSIIVLKQEKQLPKVELVKCNPVICFNNVSFKYKSAPDQTLQNISFIVQAGEKLALVGSSGSGKSTIIKLLLGLYPNYTGSICVYGKEIREWNKHQLREQLGLVFQESYLFPQSIANNIADGNKNATQQDIRIAAQQAQANEFIEDNENGYETIVKESASNFSGGQNQRIAVARTIIKNAPIWLLDEPTSALDLHTASKLWQTITDNTKDKTCLIVTHKQESLALANRVIAILDGKLIDYPKYLILQQGGN, from the coding sequence GCTAACTTTAGTAATTCCTTATTTACTTTAATGTCAATAATGATTTCATTAGCAGTTATGCGCTATATTCGTGAAAAAAGCATGGGCTACTTTACTGAAAGAAATATGCATAATCTGCGTACAACAGCAACCCAAAATATTCTAAAAGCAGATTATGCAAGTGTTACTGTGTCAAGCTCTGGTGATTATTTAACAAAGTTAAGCAGTGATTTAGAGCAAATTGAATCATTAATACATATAACTTTAATTAACATATTTTTAAATCCAATAAGAGCTATTATTGCTTTAACTTATATGATTATTAGTAACTGGCAATTAACGCTGGTTTCTTTAATAACTATACCTTTTTTTTACTTTTTAGCGATAAAACTAACAGATATTATTGGAAAACGTAGCTTAAGCATGCAAAAGCAATTATCACTTATTAATAATGAAGCCCAAGAAATAGTATTAGGTGTAGAAACAATTCATAGTTATAATCTACAACAACAGTTTTCTAATAGTATTTCAAAGAAAATTAAAAAAACAATAATATATGGTAAATCAATTTTATTAAACAGAGTAATATTAAATATACTAGGTAATATGATAGGAATAATGCCATATGCTATTAGTTTAGTGTTTGGTGGTTATTTTGTTATTAAAGGTGATTTAAGTATTGGACAATTAACTGCATTTACATTTTTAATTGATGATATTCGTTGGCCAATAAGTGGCATACCAACTCTTTTAGGAAACATTAAACGTGGTATGGTTTCTGTAAAAAGAGTTTATAGCATTATAGTTTTAAAGCAAGAAAAGCAACTACCCAAGGTAGAGTTAGTTAAGTGCAACCCTGTTATTTGCTTTAATAATGTTTCTTTTAAGTATAAATCTGCCCCAGATCAGACCTTGCAAAATATTAGTTTTATAGTACAGGCAGGTGAAAAGCTAGCTTTAGTTGGTAGCAGTGGTTCAGGAAAAAGCACAATTATAAAGCTATTACTTGGGTTATATCCAAATTATACAGGTAGTATTTGTGTATATGGTAAAGAAATTCGAGAATGGAATAAACATCAACTAAGAGAACAGCTTGGCTTGGTTTTTCAAGAGTCTTATTTGTTTCCCCAATCTATAGCTAATAACATAGCTGATGGCAATAAAAATGCTACTCAACAAGATATAAGAATAGCTGCGCAACAAGCGCAAGCAAATGAGTTTATAGAAGATAATGAGAACGGATATGAAACAATTGTAAAGGAATCAGCAAGTAATTTTTCAGGGGGTCAAAATCAACGTATAGCAGTTGCTCGCACTATCATTAAAAATGCTCCAATTTGGCTTCTTGATGAACCCACCTCAGCCTTAGATCTACATACTGCCTCTAAACTTTGGCAAACAATAACAGATAACACAAAAGATAAAACCTGTTTGATAGTTACCCATAAACAAGAGTCTTTAGCTTTAGCGAATAGAGTAATAGCTATTTTAGATGGAAAATTAATTGACTATCCTAAATATCTTATTTTACAACAAGGAGGTAACTAA